In Candidatus Methylomirabilota bacterium, the DNA window CGTCCACGGTCTCCACCGTGACGTCGATGCCCGCTTCCTTGAGGTTGTCCACGATGACCGGCAGCGCCGCGGCCAGGGCGGGGAAGCCCACGATGTTCCGGATCTTCATCGGCACGCGACCGGCATAGCCGGCTTTCTGCAAGAGCTGCTTCGCCTTCGCAACGTCACGCTGCTGGTTCGGCAATTCCTGCCACGGCAGGGCCCAGGCCTTGAGCCCCGGCGGCAGCACGCCCAGCCGTTGCCCGAGCCCAGAGCCCGCGATTTGAAGAATGGCGGGTCGGTCGAGGGCCAGGGCGATGGCCTGGCGCACCTCCGGCTTGCGGGTCGGCTCCTGATCGCCCGCGAGGTCGAGCACCACCCAGCGCGTGGACGGGGCCTGGATGGCCTCCACCGTGGGCACGCTCTTGGCGACCTGGAACGACAGCGCCGAGGAGAACTCGGCGAGGGTGATCTGCCCGGTGCGCAGCCCCGCCACGATCGAGGCCTCGTCGGGAATGGCCTGGAACACGATGCGGTCGAGCGACGGCTTCTGGGCCCCCCAGTACTGCGCATTGCGCTTGAGCACCAGGCGTCGGCTCGGATCGAAGCTGTCGAGGGCGAAGGGCCCGGTCCCGACCGCCGCGGTGAGCAGCGCCTTGCCGTCGCCGCCCGCGTCCTTGGGGATGACCCCGTTGTACTTGCCGGCCAGGTTCACCAGGAAGGTGGCCGCGGGGGCGCTGAGCACGAACCGCACGGTGTGCTTGTCGACCGCGTCGATCTGGCTCACGAAGGTCAGATCGTTGGCGCCCGGGCTCACCTTCGGATCGCGGATGCGCTCGTAGCTGTACTTGACGTCCTCCGCGTCCATCTCCTTGCCGTTGTGGAACCGCACGCCGCGCCGCAGGTGGAACACGTACTCGGTCGGCGACTTCTGCTCCCACCGCTCGGCCAGCTCCGGCTTGGGCTCCAGCGCGTAGTCGATCCACACCAGGTTCTCGTAGAGGAGCGGCTTGCGGCGCTGCCAGATGTCGAGGCCCTGCATGTGGGGCTCGATGCTGGGCGGCAGCGCGGTGCTGGCGAAGGTGAGCGTTCCGCCGGGCTTGCCCTGCGCCCCGGCACGGCGGGCCGCGCCGGCCGCCACGAGGGTGAAGGAGGCGGCGCCTCCGGCGAGGAATCGGCGACGATCGATGGGCACGGTCCAGCGGCGGGGATCCATCAGGGTAGGCCTCCGTGTGATTCGGGTGTGCGCATCTTAGCCTTCGCGTCGATCGCCCCGCAAGCGGACGACCAGCACGTACGCGATGGCCAGGTTCACCGCGAGGAAGACCAGGCGGATCCACCAGACACGATCGATCAGCTCGTAGATCTGGAGCGGCAGCGACAGCACGGTGACGATCAGGGTGAGCCACATCGCCCACCGCTGCCCCATGAGCAGGCCGATTCCCTGGACGAGGGACAGGCCCGCCGAGCAGAGCGTCGCCGCGGCGAGCTGCCACGGCGGGGGCAGCGTCAGGCCGAGCCCGCTCAGAGCCACCTCGGTCCAGTACGGGGCGGGGAACTGGAGCAGGTAGCTCAGCCAGAAGGTCAGCCAGCGACCGTCACGGTCCTCGGCCAGCTCCACCGTGGCCCATCCGACCACCAGGAGCACGAGGCCCCTGACCAGCTCGTACCCGCCGATGAGCCCGACCAGCCGATCGCGACGCGGCAGGCCCTAGCCCTTCAGCGTGAACTTCTGGAAGGTGTGGCAGCCCGCGGGCACCCGACCGCGGCTCTCCGCGAAGGTCCAGGTCACCTCGGCCACGTAGATGTCGCCGCGCGAGTCCACCGCGATGCCGTGCGGCGCCGCGAAGCTGCCCGCCGCGGTGGCCTCCGGCGTCCCCCAGCGGGTCAGCAGCCGCCCGTCCTTGTCGAACACGCTGACGCGTCCGTAGAGCGGATCGTCGATGGTGCGGCCCTGCCGCGGCGCCCGGTCACCCGTGTGCCACCACAGCTCGGAGACGTACGCGCGGCCTTGCCCGT includes these proteins:
- a CDS encoding ABC transporter substrate-binding protein translates to MDPRRWTVPIDRRRFLAGGAASFTLVAAGAARRAGAQGKPGGTLTFASTALPPSIEPHMQGLDIWQRRKPLLYENLVWIDYALEPKPELAERWEQKSPTEYVFHLRRGVRFHNGKEMDAEDVKYSYERIRDPKVSPGANDLTFVSQIDAVDKHTVRFVLSAPAATFLVNLAGKYNGVIPKDAGGDGKALLTAAVGTGPFALDSFDPSRRLVLKRNAQYWGAQKPSLDRIVFQAIPDEASIVAGLRTGQITLAEFSSALSFQVAKSVPTVEAIQAPSTRWVVLDLAGDQEPTRKPEVRQAIALALDRPAILQIAGSGLGQRLGVLPPGLKAWALPWQELPNQQRDVAKAKQLLQKAGYAGRVPMKIRNIVGFPALAAALPVIVDNLKEAGIDVTVETVDGGVWIKDWIVPQSPPTMNDWGGFVDPDQAFYRHFHSAPGGKDFRRWKNKAADELMETGRVTLDRAKRKPLYDQLQKMIAEDAITIPLYSPDLLYARQKTVKGFQPHSTGFYYGLRFASLEA
- a CDS encoding DUF2127 domain-containing protein; translation: MPRRDRLVGLIGGYELVRGLVLLVVGWATVELAEDRDGRWLTFWLSYLLQFPAPYWTEVALSGLGLTLPPPWQLAAATLCSAGLSLVQGIGLLMGQRWAMWLTLIVTVLSLPLQIYELIDRVWWIRLVFLAVNLAIAYVLVVRLRGDRREG